One genomic window of bacterium includes the following:
- the rplK gene encoding 50S ribosomal protein L11, translated as MAKKVMAQIKLQCPAGKATPSPPVGPALGQHGVNIMQFCKDFNARTASQEGMIIPVLITVYADRSFTFVMKSPPAAVLLKKAANIAKGSGVPNRDKVGKVTADQIREIVRIKFNDLNTTDPDQAYRIIAGTARSMGLEVKE; from the coding sequence ATGGCGAAGAAGGTCATGGCCCAGATCAAACTGCAATGTCCCGCGGGCAAGGCGACGCCGTCGCCGCCGGTGGGGCCCGCGCTTGGCCAGCACGGCGTGAACATCATGCAGTTTTGCAAGGATTTCAACGCGCGGACGGCGAGCCAGGAAGGGATGATTATCCCGGTCCTGATCACCGTTTACGCCGATCGTTCGTTCACCTTCGTCATGAAAAGCCCGCCGGCGGCGGTGCTTTTGAAGAAGGCGGCGAACATCGCCAAGGGTTCCGGTGTCCCTAATCGCGACAAGGTCGGCAAGGTCACCGCGGATCAGATCCGCGAGATCGTGCGCATCAAGTTCAACGACCTCAACACGACGGACCCGGATCAGGCTTACCGCATCATCGCGGGCACGGCCCGAAGCATGGGCCTCGAGGTCAAGGAGTAG
- the rplA gene encoding 50S ribosomal protein L1 — protein MPQHGKNYRNAAAKFEEQERHSLDEALDLLKAAQTAKFDESVDISFRLGVNPKHADQMVRGSTVLPHGTGKSLRVLVFAKGEKATEAEAAGADFVGQEDLVEKILGGWMDFDKVIATPDMMGGIAKLGRTLGPRGMMPNPKLGTVTFDVTSAVEAFKKGKVEFRTDKVGNLHTVIGKKSFTKEALRENLLALVDQVVRLKPATSKGAYLRTIAISTTMGPGIRLDPAEIQTLMRV, from the coding sequence ATGCCGCAACACGGCAAGAATTACCGCAACGCCGCCGCCAAATTCGAGGAACAGGAGCGCCACAGCCTCGACGAGGCGCTCGATCTGCTGAAGGCCGCCCAGACGGCGAAATTCGACGAATCGGTCGATATCTCGTTTCGGCTCGGCGTCAATCCGAAGCACGCCGACCAGATGGTCCGCGGCAGCACCGTCCTTCCGCACGGAACGGGCAAGAGCCTGCGTGTGCTGGTGTTCGCCAAGGGCGAAAAGGCGACCGAGGCCGAAGCCGCGGGCGCGGACTTCGTCGGGCAGGAGGATCTCGTCGAGAAAATCCTGGGCGGGTGGATGGATTTCGACAAGGTTATCGCCACGCCGGACATGATGGGCGGCATCGCCAAGCTCGGCCGAACGCTCGGTCCCCGCGGCATGATGCCAAACCCGAAGCTCGGCACCGTCACCTTTGACGTCACGTCCGCGGTCGAGGCGTTCAAAAAGGGCAAGGTGGAGTTTCGCACCGACAAGGTCGGCAACCTCCACACCGTCATCGGCAAGAAGAGCTTCACGAAAGAGGCGCTGCGGGAGAACCTGCTGGCGCTTGTCGATCAGGTCGTGCGCCTGAAGCCCGCCACGAGCAAGGGCGCGTATCTGCGCACGATCGCCATCTCGACGACGATGGGACCGGGCATCCGGCTCGATCCCGCCGAGATTCAGACGCTCATGCGCGTGTAG
- the rplJ gene encoding 50S ribosomal protein L10: MDRNQKEELVRSLHERFERARLVVRVGFSGLTVAKMNELRREVEKAKGASLAVLKNTLAHIASRDTGNAPLFEDLEGPNAFLIVDDDPVVPSKTIVTFAKANDKFTIKDGMFDGRLVTEAQVRAIADLPSREELLARLLYVMNGPQRNFVQVLAAVPRSFLNVLNAIKDQKDGAAAA, from the coding sequence TTGGACCGTAATCAAAAAGAAGAACTGGTCCGTTCGCTGCACGAACGGTTTGAGCGGGCCCGGCTTGTCGTGCGCGTGGGATTTTCGGGTCTCACCGTCGCGAAGATGAACGAGCTGCGCCGCGAGGTTGAAAAGGCCAAGGGCGCGTCGCTGGCGGTGTTGAAAAACACGCTGGCGCACATCGCGTCCCGCGACACGGGCAACGCGCCTCTTTTCGAGGATCTCGAAGGCCCCAACGCGTTCCTGATCGTGGATGACGACCCGGTCGTTCCTTCGAAGACGATCGTCACCTTCGCCAAGGCGAACGACAAGTTCACCATCAAGGACGGCATGTTCGACGGGCGTCTCGTCACGGAGGCGCAGGTGCGCGCGATCGCGGATCTGCCGAGCCGCGAGGAGCTGCTCGCCCGGCTGTTGTACGTGATGAACGGCCCGCAGCGCAATTTCGTGCAGGTGCTCGCGGCGGTGCCGCGCAGTTTCCTGAACGTGCTGAACGCCATCAAGGATCAGAAAGACGGCGCCGCCGCGGCCTGA
- the rplL gene encoding 50S ribosomal protein L7/L12, translated as MAEVSKADVIGFIEKMSVLELSELVKELEDKFGVSAAAPMMMGAMPAGGGAAAEAVEEKTEFDVILTSAGAQKIQVIKEVRAITGLGLKEAKDLVEGAPKPVKEGIAKAEADEIAKKIQEAGGSVEIK; from the coding sequence ATGGCGGAAGTGAGCAAGGCCGACGTGATCGGCTTTATCGAGAAGATGAGCGTTCTCGAGCTGTCCGAGCTCGTCAAGGAGCTCGAGGACAAGTTCGGCGTGTCGGCGGCGGCGCCGATGATGATGGGCGCGATGCCGGCCGGCGGCGGCGCGGCGGCCGAAGCGGTTGAGGAGAAGACGGAGTTCGACGTCATCCTCACGAGCGCCGGCGCGCAGAAGATTCAGGTCATCAAGGAGGTCCGCGCGATCACGGGCCTTGGCTTGAAAGAGGCCAAGGATCTGGTCGAGGGCGCGCCCAAGCCGGTCAAGGAAGGCATCGCCAAGGCGGAGGCCGACGAGATCGCCAAAAAGATCCAGGAAGCCGGCGGCTCCGTCGAGATCAAGTAG
- the rpoB gene encoding DNA-directed RNA polymerase subunit beta, which produces MVASLKNVKRVRKSYSRIRKVIDIPNLIDIQKRSYDRFLQTDVDPMKREAIGLQGVFQSVFPINDFSGSSSLEFVCYKLEKPKYDVAECWQRGMTFAAPFKVVIRLVVFDTDDESGVKSVRDIKEQEVYFGDIPLMTTSGTFIINGTERVIVSQLHRSPGVFFDHDKGKTHASGKLLYNARVIPYRGSWLDFEFDAKDILYVRIDRRRKMPATILLKALGYTGDEILSAYYNRYYSKLPVKVLDGNLVEVAFEPEMLMGQIAPVDIKKDGTVYVKKDKRVTAGAVQRMKKAGVNRIVAEDEFLLGQFVATDVVDLDTGEVIAEVSEEITEALIGVIRERGIKRVEVLHAPSQRISTSLRDTLSLDKVTTPIEAMIEIYKRLRPGDPPTVDTATALFQNLFFNADRYDLSRVGRVKMNHKLGLDVSMEQQTLSRDDILSVVFYLLNLKEGRGEIDDIDHLGNRRVRAVGELVENQYRIGLVRMERAIRERMSLQEIDTLMPHDLINSKPVSAVIKEFFGSSQLSQFMDQTNPLSEVTHKRRLSALGPGGLTRERAGFEVRDVHNTHYGRICPVETPEGPNIGLIASLSTYARVNEYGFIETPYRPVGGDGRVSSDARFLSALEEEKFTIAQANVQLDEKGRFKNPVVTARQKGEFAMVPREEVQYTDVSPNQLVSVAASLIPFLAHDDANRALMGANMQRQAVPLMKTSAPVIGTGMEAIVARDSGVAVAARRGGTVVSVDATRVVVKVNDSEHDETEAGVDIYNLIKYQRSNQNTCINQKPIVKLGEQIAKGDVVADGPSTDMGELALGQNITVAFMPWGGYNFEDSILISENLIKEDRFTSIHVEVFECISRDTKLGKEEITRDIPNVSEEMLAHLDDSGIIRIGAEVKPGDILVGKITPKGETQLSPEEKLLRAIFGEKAGDVRDTSLTVPPGVYGTVLDAKVFSRKGVEKDERAKQIEEAEIRKILKDQESEIRIFTDNALTRVRQMLKGHKASSDLTDENSRKVLIKKGAELTTEAIESVPFARLAHLSLADSDLESRLSGLVEAVLKQIETVKEGWDEKIERVKRSDEMAPGVIKMVKVYVAIKRKLQVGDKMAGRHGNKGVLSRIVPAEDMPYLEDGTPVDMVLNPLGVPSRMNVGQILEAHLGWASSHIAQQIERLIATNFSPAKVRERLLEVFADDLESIKDLRDRLKKAKDDEIMDFARMLSRGVHLATPVFDGASEADIRRALDLAKVPPTGQEVLFDGRTGEPILNEVTVGTMYMLKLHHLVDDKIHARSIGPYSLVTQQPLGGKAQFGGQRLGEMEVWAMEAYGAAYSLQEFLTVKSDDVAGRTRMYESIVKGEYRLEPGLPESFNVLVKELQSLSLDVTLLEDDTITPLAADMAFGDVAGPRREMPSAFEAAEALFAKREDFMASPDDEEGDEDEDDEDGDGGEAEEEE; this is translated from the coding sequence ATGGTCGCGTCCCTGAAGAACGTCAAGCGAGTCCGAAAGAGCTACTCCCGGATTCGCAAGGTCATCGACATTCCCAACCTCATCGATATCCAGAAGCGTTCGTACGACCGTTTCCTCCAGACCGATGTTGACCCGATGAAGCGCGAGGCGATCGGCCTGCAGGGCGTTTTTCAATCCGTATTCCCGATCAACGATTTCTCGGGCAGCTCGAGCCTCGAGTTCGTCTGCTACAAGCTCGAAAAACCCAAATACGACGTCGCCGAGTGCTGGCAGCGCGGCATGACCTTCGCCGCCCCGTTCAAGGTCGTCATCCGCCTGGTCGTGTTCGACACGGACGACGAATCCGGCGTCAAGAGCGTGCGCGACATCAAGGAGCAGGAGGTCTACTTCGGCGACATCCCGCTCATGACGACAAGCGGCACGTTCATCATCAACGGCACCGAGCGCGTCATCGTCAGCCAGCTCCACCGCAGCCCGGGCGTGTTTTTCGATCATGACAAGGGCAAGACGCACGCCTCCGGCAAGCTGCTCTACAACGCGCGCGTCATCCCCTATCGCGGCTCGTGGCTCGATTTCGAGTTCGACGCGAAAGACATCCTTTACGTGCGCATCGACCGGCGCCGCAAGATGCCGGCCACGATCCTTCTCAAGGCGCTCGGTTACACGGGCGACGAGATCCTTTCGGCTTACTACAACCGGTATTACAGCAAGCTGCCGGTGAAGGTGCTCGACGGCAATCTCGTGGAGGTCGCGTTCGAGCCCGAGATGCTGATGGGGCAGATCGCGCCCGTGGATATCAAGAAAGACGGCACCGTTTACGTCAAGAAAGACAAGCGCGTGACCGCCGGCGCGGTGCAGCGCATGAAAAAAGCGGGCGTCAACCGCATCGTCGCGGAGGATGAATTCCTGCTTGGCCAGTTTGTGGCGACCGACGTGGTGGACCTGGATACCGGCGAGGTGATCGCCGAAGTCAGCGAAGAGATCACCGAGGCGCTTATCGGTGTTATCCGCGAACGCGGCATCAAGCGGGTGGAGGTGCTGCACGCCCCGAGCCAGCGCATCAGCACGTCGCTGCGCGACACGCTTTCGCTCGACAAGGTGACGACGCCGATCGAGGCGATGATCGAAATTTACAAGCGCCTGCGGCCGGGCGATCCGCCTACCGTCGATACGGCCACCGCCCTGTTCCAGAACCTGTTTTTCAACGCCGACCGCTACGATCTCTCGCGCGTCGGCCGCGTGAAGATGAACCACAAGCTGGGCCTGGACGTGTCGATGGAGCAGCAGACGCTCTCGCGCGACGACATCCTTTCCGTTGTGTTCTACCTGCTGAACCTCAAGGAAGGCCGCGGCGAGATCGACGATATCGATCACCTCGGCAACCGCCGCGTGCGCGCGGTGGGCGAGCTTGTCGAAAACCAGTATCGCATCGGCCTTGTGCGCATGGAGCGCGCGATCCGCGAGCGCATGAGCCTTCAGGAGATCGACACGCTCATGCCGCACGATCTCATCAACTCCAAGCCCGTCAGCGCCGTCATCAAGGAGTTTTTCGGATCGTCGCAGCTTTCGCAATTTATGGACCAGACCAATCCGCTCTCGGAGGTGACGCACAAGCGGCGCCTGTCGGCGCTCGGACCCGGCGGCCTCACGCGCGAGCGCGCGGGTTTCGAGGTCCGCGACGTCCACAACACGCATTACGGCCGCATCTGCCCGGTCGAAACGCCGGAAGGTCCGAATATCGGCCTGATCGCGAGCCTGTCGACGTACGCCCGCGTCAACGAGTACGGCTTCATCGAGACGCCGTACCGCCCGGTGGGCGGGGACGGCCGCGTGTCGAGCGACGCGCGGTTCCTGTCCGCGCTCGAGGAGGAGAAGTTCACGATCGCGCAGGCGAACGTGCAGCTCGACGAGAAGGGCCGGTTCAAAAACCCCGTCGTCACCGCCCGCCAGAAGGGCGAGTTTGCCATGGTGCCGCGCGAGGAAGTCCAATACACGGACGTCTCGCCGAACCAGCTCGTTTCGGTCGCGGCGAGCCTCATTCCGTTCCTGGCGCACGACGACGCGAACCGCGCGCTCATGGGCGCGAACATGCAGCGCCAGGCGGTGCCGCTTATGAAAACGAGCGCCCCGGTCATCGGCACGGGCATGGAGGCGATCGTCGCGCGCGATTCGGGCGTCGCGGTCGCGGCCCGGCGCGGCGGCACGGTGGTGTCGGTCGACGCGACGCGCGTCGTCGTGAAGGTCAACGACAGCGAGCACGACGAAACCGAAGCCGGCGTCGATATTTACAACCTGATCAAATACCAGCGCAGCAACCAGAACACGTGCATCAACCAGAAGCCGATCGTCAAGCTCGGCGAGCAGATCGCCAAGGGCGACGTCGTCGCCGACGGCCCGTCGACCGACATGGGCGAGCTCGCGCTCGGGCAGAACATCACGGTCGCGTTCATGCCGTGGGGCGGTTACAACTTCGAGGATTCGATCCTCATTTCCGAGAATCTCATCAAGGAAGACCGATTCACCTCGATTCACGTCGAGGTGTTCGAGTGCATCTCGCGCGACACCAAGCTCGGCAAGGAAGAGATCACGCGCGACATCCCGAACGTCTCGGAGGAGATGCTCGCGCATCTGGACGATTCGGGCATCATCCGCATCGGGGCCGAGGTGAAGCCCGGCGACATCCTCGTCGGCAAGATCACGCCCAAGGGCGAAACGCAGCTCTCGCCCGAGGAGAAGCTGCTGCGCGCCATCTTCGGCGAGAAGGCCGGCGACGTGCGCGACACCTCGCTGACGGTGCCGCCGGGCGTCTATGGCACGGTGCTCGACGCCAAGGTCTTCTCGCGCAAGGGCGTGGAGAAGGACGAGCGCGCCAAGCAAATCGAGGAAGCGGAGATCCGCAAGATCCTGAAGGACCAGGAATCCGAGATCCGCATTTTCACCGACAACGCGCTCACGCGCGTTCGGCAAATGTTGAAGGGCCACAAGGCGAGCTCCGACCTGACCGACGAAAATTCGCGCAAGGTGCTGATCAAGAAGGGCGCCGAGCTGACGACCGAGGCGATCGAGTCCGTGCCCTTCGCGCGCCTGGCGCATCTTTCGCTTGCGGATTCCGATCTGGAGTCGCGCCTGTCCGGTCTTGTTGAGGCCGTTCTCAAGCAGATCGAGACGGTGAAGGAAGGCTGGGACGAGAAGATCGAGCGCGTGAAGCGCTCGGACGAGATGGCCCCCGGCGTCATCAAGATGGTGAAGGTTTACGTGGCGATCAAGCGCAAGCTCCAGGTCGGCGACAAGATGGCCGGCCGCCACGGCAACAAGGGCGTGCTCTCGCGCATCGTCCCCGCGGAGGACATGCCGTATCTGGAAGACGGTACGCCGGTGGACATGGTGCTCAATCCCCTCGGCGTGCCCTCGCGCATGAACGTCGGGCAGATCCTCGAGGCGCACCTCGGCTGGGCGTCGTCGCATATCGCGCAGCAGATCGAGCGGCTCATCGCGACGAACTTCTCGCCCGCCAAGGTGCGCGAGCGTCTGCTGGAGGTGTTCGCCGACGATCTGGAGTCGATCAAGGATCTTCGCGACCGCCTCAAGAAGGCCAAGGACGACGAAATCATGGATTTCGCGCGCATGCTCTCGCGCGGTGTCCACCTGGCGACGCCGGTGTTCGACGGCGCGTCCGAGGCGGACATCCGCCGCGCGCTCGACCTGGCGAAGGTGCCGCCAACCGGCCAGGAGGTTTTGTTCGACGGCCGCACGGGCGAACCGATCCTGAACGAGGTGACGGTGGGCACCATGTACATGCTCAAGCTCCACCATCTCGTGGATGACAAGATCCACGCGCGATCGATCGGACCCTACAGCCTGGTGACGCAGCAGCCGCTCGGCGGCAAGGCGCAGTTCGGCGGCCAGCGCCTTGGCGAAATGGAAGTCTGGGCGATGGAGGCCTATGGCGCGGCTTACAGCTTGCAGGAATTCCTGACGGTGAAGTCCGACGACGTGGCCGGCCGCACGCGCATGTACGAGTCGATCGTCAAGGGCGAATACCGCCTGGAACCGGGCCTGCCCGAGAGCTTCAATGTGCTCGTCAAGGAGTTGCAGAGCCTCTCGCTCGACGTGACGCTGCTCGAGGACGACACGATCACGCCGCTGGCCGCGGATATGGCCTTTGGCGACGTGGCCGGACCGCGGCGCGAAATGCCCTCGGCCTTCGAGGCCGCGGAGGCGTTGTTCGCCAAGCGCGAGGACTTCATGGCCTCCCCGGATGACGAGGAGGGTGACGAGGACGAGGACGACGAGGACGGCGACGGCGGCGAAGCCGAAGAAGAGGAATGA
- the rpoC gene encoding DNA-directed RNA polymerase subunit beta', whose product MKELISLFDKPKNPLFFPGVKIALASPEKIRSWSYGEVKKPETINYRTFKPERDGLFCAKIFGPVKDYECNCGKYKRMKHRGIICEKCGVEVIQSKVRRERMGHISLATPVAHIWFLKSLPSRIGALLDMTYKELEKILYFEMYVVIDPGKTDTKEGELLTEERFRRYEEQDPVEFRAGMGAEAIKELLSKLPLDQHAVELRIEMLEATSEAKKKKLSKRLRVVEAFRDSGNRPEWMILDVVPVIPPDLRPLVPLDGGRFAISDLNDLYRRVINRNNRLKRLMELHAPEIIIRNEKRMLQEAVDALFDNGRRGRVITGPNKRPLKSLSDMLKGKQGRFRQNLLGKRVDYSGRSVIVVGPELRLHQCGLPKKMALELFTPFIYNKLEERGYVTTIKSAKKLVEKEKSEVWDILDEVIKEHPVLLNRAPTLHRLGIQAFEPVLIEGKAIQLHPLVCAAYNADFDGDQMAVHVPLAIESQIEARVLMMSTNNILSPANGKPIIVPTQDMVLGTYYSTRHRPGAKGEGMSFSDPLEVKAAYDNGAVHLHAGVKCRIGGEIVETTVGRVLLSDILPSAVPFSAINRDIGKRQLGELIDLVYRVAGNKETVIFADRLRTMGFGMATTAGVSICLDDMLIPESKAVTIEDANAQVDEIRRQYQDGLITDGERYNKVIDIWVQASDRIAEQMMERMGSEVFERADGTRERKSSFNPIFMMADSGARGGLNQIRQLAGMRGLMAKPSGEIIETPITSNFREGLTVLQYFISTHGARKGLADTALKTANSGYLTRRLVDVAQDTVVTQPDCGTLDGITVSNLIEGGEIIDHVGDRILGRVALHDVRDPVNDEVICPANTMIDEDLVKRIEGAGIEQVEIRSVLTCQAKRGICAACYGRDLSRGHVVNMGEAVGVIAAQSIGEPGTQLTMRTFHIGGAASRQVEQSTLHARASGEVHLNNVSIVTNREGMSTVMNRNGELIISSAGRERERYNLIYGAVLLVNNGDTIEPGQLLARWDPHTNPILSDVDGVVKYGDIIEGVTMTETLDEVTGLSRKIVLEPRDPRQRPRISIKAASGSGTMKIPGTNRDARYILPVGAIIEQHEGDEVMAGDVLAKMPRATTKTKDITGGLPRVAELFEARKPKDYAVISEIDGIVHFDEDLKGKRKLVVMPEVGEPREYLIPRGKHISVHEGQYVRAGEPLMDGSSNPHDILVVLGEKALARFLVDEVQEVYRLQGVKINDKHIEVIVRQMLRRVRITEVGDTNFRYGEEVEKVRFQEENERVGAQNGRPAVGKPLLLGITKASLSTESFISAASFQETTKVLTEASINGKVDWLRGLKENVIMGRLIPAGTGLEMYRSLEIDVDLPEDAGDMMMGEGGLFDGDFSRFGAGAFNSVEDVLASRGGDYIESEAGGEEADDEDLDEEEGLDEDLDEDLPGGDDGEDDEE is encoded by the coding sequence TTGAAAGAACTCATCAGCCTGTTCGACAAACCCAAGAACCCGCTGTTCTTCCCCGGCGTCAAGATCGCGCTGGCCAGCCCCGAAAAAATCCGGAGCTGGTCCTATGGCGAGGTCAAGAAGCCGGAGACCATCAACTACCGCACGTTCAAACCGGAGCGCGACGGGCTTTTCTGCGCCAAAATCTTCGGCCCCGTGAAGGACTACGAGTGCAACTGCGGCAAATACAAGCGCATGAAGCACCGGGGCATCATCTGCGAGAAGTGCGGCGTCGAGGTCATCCAGAGCAAGGTGCGTCGCGAGCGCATGGGCCATATCAGCCTCGCGACGCCCGTCGCGCACATCTGGTTCCTGAAAAGCCTGCCGTCGCGCATCGGCGCGCTGCTCGACATGACGTACAAGGAACTCGAAAAGATCCTCTACTTCGAGATGTACGTCGTCATCGATCCGGGCAAGACGGACACCAAGGAAGGCGAGCTGCTCACCGAGGAGCGCTTTCGCCGTTACGAGGAGCAAGACCCGGTCGAGTTCCGCGCCGGCATGGGCGCCGAGGCGATCAAGGAGCTGCTCAGCAAACTTCCGCTCGACCAGCACGCCGTTGAGCTGCGCATCGAGATGCTCGAGGCGACCTCCGAAGCCAAAAAGAAGAAGCTCTCCAAGCGCCTGCGCGTGGTGGAAGCGTTCCGCGATTCGGGCAATCGCCCGGAATGGATGATCCTCGACGTCGTCCCGGTCATCCCTCCGGATCTGCGCCCGCTCGTTCCGCTGGACGGCGGCCGGTTCGCGATCTCCGACCTGAACGATCTCTATCGCCGCGTGATCAACCGGAACAATCGCCTCAAGCGACTCATGGAGCTGCACGCGCCGGAGATCATCATCCGCAACGAGAAGCGCATGTTGCAGGAGGCGGTCGACGCCCTGTTCGACAACGGCCGCCGCGGCCGCGTCATCACCGGCCCCAACAAGCGCCCGCTCAAGTCGCTGTCCGACATGCTCAAGGGCAAGCAGGGCCGCTTCCGTCAGAACCTGCTCGGGAAGCGCGTCGATTATTCCGGCCGCTCGGTGATCGTCGTCGGCCCGGAGCTGCGCCTGCACCAGTGCGGCCTGCCCAAGAAGATGGCCCTCGAGCTGTTCACGCCGTTCATCTATAACAAACTCGAGGAGCGCGGATACGTCACCACGATCAAGAGCGCGAAAAAGCTCGTCGAAAAAGAGAAGTCCGAGGTCTGGGACATCCTCGACGAGGTCATCAAGGAGCACCCGGTTCTTCTGAACCGCGCGCCGACCCTCCATCGCCTCGGCATTCAGGCCTTCGAGCCCGTGCTCATCGAGGGCAAGGCCATCCAGCTTCATCCGCTCGTCTGCGCGGCCTACAACGCCGACTTCGACGGCGACCAGATGGCCGTTCACGTGCCGCTGGCGATCGAAAGCCAGATCGAGGCGCGCGTTCTGATGATGTCGACCAACAATATCCTCTCGCCGGCCAACGGCAAGCCGATCATCGTGCCCACGCAGGACATGGTCCTCGGCACGTATTACTCGACGCGGCATCGCCCGGGCGCCAAGGGCGAGGGCATGAGCTTTTCTGATCCCCTCGAGGTGAAGGCGGCCTACGACAACGGCGCCGTGCACCTGCACGCGGGCGTCAAGTGCCGCATCGGCGGCGAGATCGTCGAGACCACCGTAGGCCGCGTGCTGCTTTCGGATATCCTGCCGTCCGCGGTGCCGTTCTCCGCGATCAATCGCGACATCGGCAAGCGCCAACTCGGCGAGCTGATCGACCTTGTCTACCGCGTGGCCGGAAACAAGGAGACGGTCATCTTCGCCGACCGCCTTCGGACGATGGGCTTTGGCATGGCGACGACGGCGGGCGTGTCGATCTGCCTGGACGACATGCTCATCCCGGAGTCGAAGGCCGTCACCATCGAGGACGCGAACGCGCAGGTCGACGAGATCCGCCGCCAGTATCAGGACGGTCTCATCACCGACGGCGAGCGCTACAACAAGGTCATCGACATCTGGGTCCAGGCGTCCGACCGCATCGCCGAGCAGATGATGGAGCGCATGGGCTCCGAGGTGTTCGAGCGCGCCGACGGCACCCGGGAGCGAAAGTCCAGCTTCAACCCCATCTTCATGATGGCCGATTCCGGCGCGCGCGGCGGCCTGAACCAGATCCGCCAGCTCGCCGGCATGCGCGGCCTGATGGCCAAGCCTTCGGGCGAAATCATCGAGACGCCGATCACGAGCAATTTCCGTGAGGGTCTCACGGTGTTGCAGTATTTCATCTCGACGCACGGCGCGCGCAAGGGCCTCGCGGATACGGCGCTCAAGACGGCGAACTCCGGCTACCTCACGCGCCGCCTCGTGGACGTCGCGCAGGACACGGTCGTGACGCAGCCCGACTGCGGCACGCTCGACGGCATCACCGTCTCGAACCTGATCGAGGGCGGCGAGATCATCGACCATGTTGGCGACCGCATCCTCGGCCGCGTCGCGCTGCACGATGTGCGCGACCCGGTCAACGACGAGGTGATTTGCCCGGCGAACACGATGATCGACGAGGATCTCGTCAAGCGCATCGAGGGCGCCGGAATCGAGCAGGTCGAGATCCGCTCGGTGCTGACGTGCCAGGCGAAACGAGGCATCTGCGCGGCGTGCTACGGGCGCGATCTGTCGCGCGGGCACGTCGTCAACATGGGCGAGGCGGTCGGCGTCATCGCGGCGCAGTCGATCGGCGAGCCCGGCACGCAGCTCACGATGCGGACCTTCCACATCGGCGGCGCGGCGAGCCGGCAGGTCGAGCAGTCCACGCTGCACGCGCGGGCCTCGGGCGAGGTGCATCTCAACAACGTGTCGATCGTGACCAACCGCGAGGGCATGTCGACGGTGATGAACCGCAACGGCGAGCTCATCATCTCCTCCGCGGGCCGCGAGCGCGAGCGCTACAACCTGATCTACGGCGCGGTGTTGCTCGTCAACAACGGCGACACCATCGAGCCGGGGCAGCTTCTGGCGCGCTGGGATCCGCACACGAATCCGATTCTTTCGGACGTGGACGGCGTCGTGAAGTACGGCGACATCATCGAGGGCGTCACGATGACCGAGACGCTCGACGAGGTCACGGGACTTTCGCGCAAGATCGTTCTGGAGCCGCGCGACCCGCGCCAGCGGCCCCGCATTTCCATCAAGGCCGCGAGTGGAAGCGGCACGATGAAGATTCCGGGCACGAATCGCGATGCGCGCTACATCCTGCCGGTCGGCGCGATCATCGAGCAGCACGAGGGCGACGAGGTCATGGCCGGCGACGTGCTGGCCAAGATGCCGCGCGCGACGACCAAGACCAAGGACATCACCGGCGGCCTGCCGCGCGTGGCGGAGCTGTTCGAGGCGCGCAAGCCGAAGGACTACGCCGTCATCTCGGAGATCGACGGCATCGTGCATTTCGACGAGGACCTGAAGGGCAAGCGCAAGCTTGTCGTCATGCCCGAGGTCGGCGAGCCGCGCGAATATCTCATCCCCCGCGGCAAGCACATCAGCGTGCACGAGGGCCAATACGTCCGCGCCGGCGAGCCGCTCATGGACGGCTCCTCGAACCCGCACGACATTCTCGTCGTTCTCGGCGAAAAGGCGCTGGCGCGCTTCCTGGTCGACGAGGTGCAGGAGGTCTATCGCCTGCAGGGCGTCAAGATCAACGACAAGCACATCGAGGTGATCGTGCGGCAGATGCTTCGCCGCGTGCGTATCACGGAGGTCGGCGATACCAACTTCCGCTACGGCGAAGAGGTGGAGAAGGTCCGCTTCCAGGAAGAAAACGAGCGGGTCGGCGCGCAAAATGGCCGGCCGGCCGTCGGCAAGCCGCTCCTGCTCGGCATCACCAAGGCGTCGCTTTCGACCGAAAGCTTCATCTCCGCGGCGAGCTTCCAGGAGACGACCAAGGTCCTCACCGAGGCGTCGATCAACGGCAAGGTCGATTGGCTGCGCGGCCTGAAAGAGAACGTCATCATGGGCCGCCTCATCCCGGCGGGAACCGGGCTTGAGATGTACCGCTCGCTGGAAATCGATGTCGATCTTCCCGAAGACGCGGGCGACATGATGATGGGGGAGGGCGGCCTGTTCGACGGCGACTTCAGCCGCTTTGGCGCCGGCGCCTTCAACTCGGTCGAAGACGTCCTGGCCTCCCGCGGCGGGGATTACATCGAGTCCGAAGCCGGCGGCGAGGAAGCCGACGACGAGGATCTGGACGAAGAAGAGGGCCTCGACGAGGACCTGGACGAGGATCTGCCCGGCGGCGACGACGGCGAGGACGACGAGGAATAA